In Gordonia phthalatica, one genomic interval encodes:
- a CDS encoding AMP-binding protein produces the protein MGLPDVGGAVGRIVATAQNGLEVLRMGGLDTGTEPTPYKVVETEKMYRLRRYFPDDPGDGCANIVLIPPMMVSANVYDVTQQNGAVSVLHRHGVIPWVVDFGSPDHEEGGMERTLTDHVVAISRVIDLVRSVTGHDVHLGGYSQGGMFAYQTAAYRRSKGLASVVTFGSPVDVLAALPLGLPANLVVPGAEFVADNVFNRLWIPSWLARTGFQLADPVKTAKSRIDFLRKLHDRDALLPREDQRRFIEQEGWVAWSGPAVAELLRQFVVHNRMMSGGFVIDGEVVSMTEITCPVLAFVGETDDIGQPLAVRGIVRAAPLAEVYESALPVGHFGLVVGSTAGRLTWPTVGEWIQWREGNADEPENIAPMKTDRTESGTGISWTNRLTYGVGQVAGAGTAVSKELVEAVNSLQRTTWAVATESVRTVPRLFRLGQIQPSTRVSLGKLMSENAKRTPHDELFLFEDRILTHTQVNTRIDNVVLGLIESGIRPGVHVGVMMDPRPSALVTIAALSRLGAVAVLMSSSDSLPEMLTMAETRVIVADPDHLDRAAAACGRVLVLGGGSGDARVIERADGEHIVDMEKIDPNLVRRPAWYRPDPGLAGDLAFVVFTETQGRINRWSITNHRFAMSAFGAAAAAGLSNRDTVYCLPPLHHASGLLTTLGATAAGRSRIALSTGVDPARFSREIRRYGVTVVSYTWNMLAEIMDAPEFDASQLGTVRLFMGSGMSSGQWTRIRETLPNARVLEFFATADGSAILANVDDNKIGSMGRALPETNPVRVAAYDPMTGRMEIDRDTGFIREAGPREVGMLVSHAGQRFEASGLVLRDVFRPHDRWEVGGSLFRADADGDLWYMGSAAGVIQSAAGPIYQVPIQQALSMVSDIKLAGVYGVGEPGSQIAVAVVELREGVTSLTPTQIRVGLGELPAEQRPHLVWIADSIPLSESFRMMTSKIAARGMPKPGSKIWYRDAEGRYRRYTATAAAAIDWSSPTGVAADEETSVSE, from the coding sequence ATGGGCTTGCCAGACGTCGGCGGTGCGGTCGGACGGATTGTTGCGACGGCGCAGAACGGACTCGAGGTCCTGCGGATGGGCGGTCTCGACACCGGGACCGAGCCCACGCCGTACAAGGTCGTCGAGACCGAGAAGATGTACCGGTTGCGCCGGTACTTCCCCGACGACCCGGGCGACGGCTGCGCGAACATCGTGCTGATCCCGCCGATGATGGTGTCGGCGAACGTCTACGACGTCACCCAGCAGAACGGCGCCGTCTCGGTGCTCCACCGCCACGGGGTGATTCCGTGGGTCGTCGACTTCGGGTCGCCCGACCACGAAGAGGGTGGCATGGAGCGCACCCTCACCGACCACGTCGTCGCGATCAGCCGCGTCATCGACCTCGTCCGCTCGGTCACCGGGCACGACGTCCACCTGGGCGGGTACTCGCAGGGCGGCATGTTCGCGTACCAGACCGCCGCCTATCGGCGGTCCAAGGGCCTCGCCAGCGTCGTCACCTTCGGCAGCCCGGTCGACGTCCTCGCCGCGCTTCCGCTCGGACTGCCCGCGAACCTCGTCGTCCCCGGCGCCGAGTTCGTCGCCGACAACGTCTTCAACCGGCTGTGGATCCCGAGTTGGCTGGCCCGCACCGGATTCCAGCTCGCCGACCCGGTCAAGACGGCCAAGAGCCGCATCGACTTCCTCCGCAAACTCCACGATCGCGACGCGCTGCTGCCCCGTGAGGATCAGCGTCGTTTCATCGAGCAGGAGGGCTGGGTCGCCTGGTCCGGTCCCGCCGTCGCCGAACTGCTCCGCCAGTTCGTCGTCCACAACCGCATGATGTCCGGCGGCTTCGTCATCGACGGCGAAGTGGTCTCGATGACGGAGATCACCTGCCCCGTCCTGGCGTTCGTCGGCGAGACCGACGACATCGGCCAGCCGCTCGCCGTGCGCGGCATCGTCCGCGCCGCGCCGCTGGCCGAGGTCTACGAGTCGGCGCTGCCGGTCGGTCACTTCGGTCTGGTCGTCGGATCCACCGCCGGCCGCCTCACCTGGCCGACGGTCGGGGAGTGGATTCAGTGGCGCGAGGGCAACGCCGACGAGCCCGAGAACATCGCGCCGATGAAGACCGACCGCACCGAGTCGGGAACCGGCATCAGCTGGACGAACCGACTCACCTACGGCGTCGGGCAGGTCGCCGGTGCGGGTACCGCGGTCTCGAAGGAACTCGTCGAGGCTGTCAACTCCCTGCAGCGCACCACCTGGGCGGTCGCCACCGAATCCGTGCGCACCGTTCCGAGGCTGTTCCGCCTCGGGCAGATCCAGCCGTCCACCCGCGTCTCGCTGGGCAAGCTCATGAGCGAGAACGCCAAGCGCACACCCCACGACGAACTGTTCCTCTTCGAGGACCGGATCCTCACCCACACCCAGGTCAACACCCGCATCGACAACGTGGTCCTCGGTCTCATCGAGAGCGGCATCCGACCCGGCGTCCACGTCGGCGTGATGATGGACCCGCGCCCGTCGGCGCTCGTGACCATCGCCGCGCTGTCACGGCTGGGCGCCGTCGCGGTGCTCATGTCGTCGAGCGACTCGCTTCCCGAGATGCTGACGATGGCCGAGACCCGGGTGATCGTGGCCGACCCGGATCACCTGGACCGTGCGGCGGCCGCCTGCGGTCGCGTCCTGGTCCTCGGCGGCGGCAGCGGCGACGCCCGCGTGATCGAACGCGCCGACGGCGAGCACATCGTCGACATGGAGAAGATCGACCCGAACCTGGTTCGTCGGCCGGCGTGGTACCGACCGGATCCCGGTTTGGCCGGCGACCTCGCGTTCGTCGTCTTCACCGAGACCCAGGGGCGCATCAATCGCTGGTCCATCACCAACCACCGGTTCGCCATGTCTGCGTTCGGTGCGGCCGCGGCCGCAGGCCTGAGCAACCGGGACACCGTGTACTGCTTGCCCCCGCTGCACCACGCCTCCGGCTTGCTCACCACCCTCGGCGCCACCGCGGCCGGACGGTCGCGCATCGCGCTCTCGACCGGGGTCGACCCGGCTCGCTTCTCCCGCGAGATCCGCCGGTACGGCGTCACCGTGGTCTCGTACACCTGGAACATGCTCGCCGAGATCATGGACGCGCCCGAGTTCGACGCGAGTCAACTCGGCACCGTCCGTCTGTTCATGGGCTCGGGAATGTCCTCGGGCCAGTGGACCCGGATTCGCGAGACCCTGCCGAACGCTCGCGTCCTCGAATTCTTCGCCACCGCGGACGGATCTGCGATCCTCGCCAACGTCGACGACAACAAGATCGGCTCGATGGGCCGCGCCCTGCCGGAGACCAACCCGGTGCGCGTCGCCGCGTACGACCCGATGACCGGCCGCATGGAGATCGACCGCGACACCGGCTTCATCCGCGAAGCCGGGCCGCGCGAGGTCGGCATGCTCGTCTCCCATGCGGGGCAGCGGTTCGAGGCCTCCGGGCTGGTGTTGCGCGACGTGTTCCGCCCGCACGACCGCTGGGAGGTCGGCGGCAGCCTGTTCCGCGCCGATGCCGACGGCGACCTCTGGTACATGGGATCCGCGGCCGGCGTCATCCAGAGCGCCGCCGGACCGATCTACCAGGTGCCGATCCAGCAGGCGCTGTCGATGGTCTCCGACATCAAACTCGCCGGCGTGTACGGGGTGGGCGAGCCCGGCAGCCAGATCGCGGTCGCCGTCGTGGAACTCCGCGAGGGCGTCACCTCGCTCACTCCGACCCAGATCCGTGTCGGCCTGGGTGAACTCCCGGCCGAGCAGCGTCCGCACCTGGTGTGGATCGCGGACTCCATTCCGCTGTCGGAGTCGTTCCGCATGATGACCAGCAAGATCGCCGCTCGCGGCATGCCCAAGCCGGGATCCAAGATCTGGTACCGCGACGCAGAGGGCCGCTACCGGCGCTACACGGCGACCGCCGCCGCGGCTATCGACTGGAGCTCGCCGACCGGTGTCGCCGCCGACGAGGAGACGTCCGTCTCCGAGTAG
- the argH gene encoding argininosuccinate lyase, protein MATADNTASTTPDHEGTNEGALWGGRFADGPAAAMAALSKSTHFDWALAPYDIQASKAHARVLAKAGLLTEADAATMQAGLDRLAADVADGTFQPAESDEDVHGALERGLIERVGADVGGRLRAGRSRNDQVATLFRMWLRDAMRRVGAGVLDLAEALVFQAAANPGVVMPGKTHLQAAQPVLLGHTLMAHAQPLLRDVARLVDADRRVAVSPYGAGALAGSSLGLDPEAIAADLGFDRAADNSIDATSSRDFAAEAAFVFAMTAVDMSRLGEDVILWSTPEYDYVTLADAWSTGSSIMPQKKNPDVAELARGKAGRIIGNLTGLLATLKAQPLAYNRDLQEDKEPVFDSVAQLELLLPAMAGLVSTLVFHPDRMAELAPAGFTLATDIAEWLVREGVPFRVAHEVAGACVREAEQRGVGLDELDDETMAAINPALTPKVREVLTVTGSIESRNALGGTASPQVQRQIEVATARIAELRAALDR, encoded by the coding sequence ATGGCGACCGCCGACAACACCGCATCGACCACCCCCGACCACGAGGGGACCAACGAGGGCGCGCTCTGGGGCGGCCGGTTCGCTGACGGGCCCGCCGCCGCGATGGCGGCCTTGAGCAAGTCGACGCACTTCGACTGGGCGCTCGCGCCCTACGACATTCAGGCATCCAAGGCACACGCGCGAGTGCTGGCGAAGGCCGGGCTCCTCACCGAGGCTGACGCCGCGACCATGCAGGCAGGACTCGACCGCCTCGCAGCGGACGTCGCCGACGGCACGTTCCAACCGGCCGAGAGCGATGAGGACGTGCACGGCGCGCTCGAGCGCGGCCTGATCGAGCGGGTCGGTGCGGACGTGGGCGGTCGCCTCCGCGCGGGCCGGTCGCGCAACGACCAGGTCGCGACGCTGTTCCGGATGTGGCTGCGGGATGCCATGCGACGCGTGGGCGCCGGGGTCCTCGACCTCGCCGAAGCCCTCGTCTTCCAGGCTGCCGCCAATCCCGGCGTGGTGATGCCGGGCAAGACCCACCTGCAGGCGGCCCAGCCGGTCCTCCTCGGACACACTCTGATGGCGCACGCGCAGCCTCTGCTGCGCGACGTCGCACGCCTCGTCGACGCGGACCGTCGTGTCGCCGTCTCCCCGTACGGGGCCGGCGCCCTCGCGGGCTCGTCCCTCGGCCTGGACCCGGAGGCGATCGCCGCCGATCTCGGCTTCGACCGGGCCGCCGACAACTCCATCGACGCCACCAGTTCGCGCGACTTCGCGGCCGAGGCGGCCTTCGTCTTCGCGATGACGGCGGTCGACATGTCGCGTCTCGGCGAGGACGTGATCCTGTGGAGCACGCCCGAGTACGACTACGTGACGCTGGCCGATGCCTGGTCGACCGGCAGCTCGATCATGCCGCAGAAGAAGAACCCCGACGTCGCCGAGCTGGCGCGCGGTAAGGCCGGACGCATCATCGGCAACCTGACCGGGCTGCTCGCGACTCTCAAGGCGCAGCCGCTGGCCTATAACCGCGACCTGCAGGAGGACAAGGAACCGGTCTTCGACTCCGTCGCGCAACTCGAACTGCTGCTGCCCGCGATGGCGGGACTGGTCAGCACCCTGGTGTTCCATCCCGACCGGATGGCCGAGCTGGCGCCCGCCGGCTTCACCCTCGCCACCGACATCGCCGAATGGCTGGTCCGCGAAGGCGTTCCGTTCCGCGTGGCGCATGAGGTGGCCGGGGCGTGCGTGCGGGAAGCCGAGCAGCGCGGCGTCGGTCTCGACGAACTCGACGACGAGACGATGGCGGCGATCAATCCGGCGTTGACGCCGAAGGTCCGTGAGGTCCTCACCGTCACCGGGTCCATCGAATCGCGCAACGCACTCGGCGGTACGGCGTCGCCCCAGGTCCAGCGGCAGATCGAGGTGGCGACGGCGCGGATCGCTGAACTCCGCGCAGCACTGGACCGATAG
- a CDS encoding arginine repressor, which yields MSRPNPVTASDSDRSESARLAATRAGRHARIVEILAAEQVRSQGELQQRLSELGVEATQATISRDLEELGAVKLRAADGGVGVYVVPEDGSPVRGVSGGTDKVSRLVSELLVSTDSSGDMAVLRTPPGAAGYLASALDRARLPGVVGTIAGDDTIFVLARRPLTGADLAARIEGLV from the coding sequence GTGAGCCGTCCGAACCCGGTGACCGCGAGCGACTCCGACCGGTCGGAGTCGGCGCGCCTCGCCGCCACGCGGGCCGGTCGACATGCGCGGATCGTCGAGATCCTGGCCGCCGAGCAGGTACGCAGCCAGGGGGAACTGCAACAGCGACTGTCAGAATTGGGGGTCGAGGCCACGCAGGCGACCATCTCGCGCGACCTCGAGGAGCTCGGCGCAGTGAAGCTGCGCGCCGCTGACGGGGGAGTCGGAGTGTACGTGGTGCCGGAAGACGGAAGTCCCGTTCGCGGAGTGTCCGGAGGCACCGACAAGGTATCCCGGCTGGTGTCCGAACTGCTGGTATCCACCGACTCGTCCGGCGACATGGCGGTCCTGCGCACGCCCCCGGGCGCCGCGGGATACCTGGCGAGCGCTCTCGACCGCGCCCGACTGCCCGGAGTGGTCGGGACCATCGCCGGTGACGACACCATCTTCGTCCTCGCCCGACGACCCCTGACCGGCGCCGACCTCGCCGCCCGCATCGAAGGCCTCGTCTAG